The Bdellovibrionales bacterium genome includes a region encoding these proteins:
- a CDS encoding carboxymuconolactone decarboxylase family protein — protein sequence MSSFVPQKPLQKYSLFTRLLLRSQKRRFGQHLIPTMQWGKLPVLLGLFTGFYLYFNRKSSHLEPRMRSLVMLRVAQINWCNFCIDLNSLILIERSGSQDLVNELENWHHSSLLSEKEKAALTYCEEMTDSNKKVSDKTREKLKALFKPDDIVELTALIAYQNMSAKFNSALDLPNQGLCLRRK from the coding sequence ATGTCGAGTTTTGTTCCGCAAAAGCCATTGCAAAAATATTCACTTTTCACAAGACTCCTCCTGAGATCTCAAAAACGACGATTTGGACAACATCTAATCCCCACAATGCAATGGGGCAAACTCCCCGTCCTTCTCGGACTTTTCACAGGCTTCTATCTCTATTTCAATCGTAAATCCTCTCACCTTGAACCCCGAATGAGATCCCTCGTGATGTTGCGGGTGGCACAAATCAACTGGTGTAACTTCTGTATCGACCTCAATTCACTTATCCTCATCGAACGAAGTGGATCACAAGATTTGGTGAATGAGTTAGAAAACTGGCATCACAGCTCGCTTCTCTCTGAAAAAGAAAAAGCGGCGCTCACCTACTGTGAAGAAATGACGGATTCCAATAAAAAGGTCAGCGACAAAACGCGGGAGAAGTTGAAAGCTCTGTTCAAGCCAGACGATATTGTCGAGTTGACTGCTCTTATCGCTTACCAAAACATGTCGGCGAAATTTAATTCTGCTCTGGATCTGCCAAACCAAGGGCTTTGCTTAAGAAGAAAATAA